The proteins below are encoded in one region of Syntrophotalea carbinolica DSM 2380:
- a CDS encoding nucleoside-triphosphatase codes for MIVTHQTHAPLVIVSGEAHCGKTTLVADLLQYLRRQGRQLAGILAEGHWCNGRRSGFTLIDLSDCRRTPLADRIVEPGPNRFPYVFRPEGLAAGRRALCLSRCASADLLVVDEVGSLEVHGGGWAELLGPLLNQPRLLQLWVVQSAWLEAVCRSWQLTPTRIIDASAADALIDLTTTVERLLSD; via the coding sequence GTGATCGTTACCCACCAAACCCATGCGCCGCTGGTCATCGTCAGCGGCGAGGCCCACTGCGGAAAAACCACCCTGGTGGCGGATCTGCTGCAGTACCTGCGCAGGCAGGGGCGGCAACTGGCCGGCATTCTGGCCGAGGGGCACTGGTGCAACGGCCGGCGCAGCGGCTTTACCCTTATCGACCTGAGCGACTGCCGGCGCACGCCGCTGGCTGATCGCATCGTCGAGCCCGGTCCGAACAGGTTTCCCTATGTGTTTCGTCCCGAAGGCCTGGCCGCCGGCCGCCGGGCCCTGTGTCTGTCGCGATGTGCCTCCGCGGATCTGCTGGTGGTCGATGAAGTCGGCTCCCTGGAGGTGCATGGGGGCGGCTGGGCGGAGCTGCTCGGTCCGTTGTTGAACCAACCCCGCCTTTTGCAGCTGTGGGTGGTGCAGTCAGCCTGGCTGGAGGCGGTGTGTCGTAGCTGGCAGCTGACCCCGACCAGGATTATCGATGCCTCAGCTGCCGATGCCTTGATCGATCTGACGACAACGGTGGAACGCCTTCTTTCCGATTAG
- a CDS encoding 4Fe-4S binding protein: protein MNIEDIYKKFDKIGCLTFATIDKGTPQTRIAHLFAYDHEGLYFRTMITKPFYEQLSKTKKASICGMYPKTSVSYNWEGMPYFPPGYTIRATGNVREIPFDVLKEKSVADEMFLLGVKDIEKYPAMTTFCLYEAWGEVYDFDYEMEHRSHKLLREGFSFGGALIPFRGVRITDACISCGKCQAGCSFKAISQHEGKFVIDHTRCDACGDCYMVCPAGAIEIVAGDPNS, encoded by the coding sequence ATGAATATTGAGGATATTTATAAAAAATTCGATAAGATCGGATGTCTTACTTTTGCCACTATTGATAAAGGCACACCGCAGACGCGAATTGCGCATCTGTTCGCTTATGATCATGAAGGATTATACTTTCGAACCATGATCACAAAACCTTTTTATGAGCAACTCAGCAAAACGAAAAAAGCATCAATCTGCGGTATGTATCCGAAAACTTCGGTAAGTTACAACTGGGAGGGAATGCCATATTTCCCACCCGGATACACAATTAGAGCTACCGGTAATGTCAGGGAAATTCCCTTTGATGTTCTCAAAGAAAAATCCGTTGCCGACGAAATGTTTCTGCTCGGCGTGAAGGATATTGAAAAATATCCTGCCATGACCACATTCTGCCTGTATGAAGCCTGGGGCGAGGTGTATGACTTTGATTATGAGATGGAACATCGTTCTCATAAATTATTACGTGAAGGTTTCAGTTTCGGCGGTGCTCTTATTCCTTTCAGAGGAGTCCGCATAACTGATGCATGCATTTCTTGCGGGAAATGTCAGGCGGGATGTTCTTTTAAAGCGATCTCCCAACATGAGGGGAAGTTTGTTATTGATCACACCAGATGCGATGCGTGCGGGGACTGTTACATGGTTTGTCCCGCGGGTGCCATTGAAATAGTTGCCGGAGATCCGAACAGTTAA
- a CDS encoding pyridoxamine 5'-phosphate oxidase family protein yields the protein MRRSDLEITSTEEVEAIIRQSNVCRLGLCDGDMPYVVPLNFGYEDGKFYFHSASEGRKVELLKANPKVCLEFDMDLGIISDEKACNWGIRYKSVIVTGRATVLNSLEEKVQALNIIMKNYSDKDYTFAEKVVKDTFVFVVESQEITGKQTDESTIVQ from the coding sequence ATGCGCAGAAGTGACTTGGAAATAACATCAACAGAAGAAGTGGAAGCCATTATCCGGCAATCGAATGTTTGTCGTTTGGGGCTCTGTGACGGTGACATGCCCTATGTGGTGCCGTTGAATTTTGGCTATGAAGATGGGAAATTTTATTTTCATTCAGCCTCGGAAGGCCGAAAGGTCGAGCTGTTGAAGGCCAATCCCAAGGTATGTCTTGAATTCGATATGGACCTTGGAATCATCTCGGACGAAAAAGCCTGCAACTGGGGGATTCGCTACAAGAGCGTGATTGTCACGGGCCGTGCAACCGTGCTGAACAGTCTTGAGGAGAAGGTGCAGGCGCTTAATATTATTATGAAAAACTATTCGGACAAGGACTATACGTTTGCGGAAAAAGTGGTGAAAGACACTTTTGTCTTTGTCGTCGAGAGCCAGGAGATCACTGGAAAGCAAACAGATGAATCAACAATTGTCCAATGA
- the pncB gene encoding nicotinate phosphoribosyltransferase, which yields MNTQTQELPWIIETLLDTDLYKLTMLQAFYHCSAFEGADAGWKFKCRNSENKRLGRLIPEIRRQFEHLCALRFQDDEIRYLASLGYFKPDFLADLATVRLEMKHITLRPDGENIELRFHGPLLQVTLFEIYALSIINEVYTGTVFPRPDYEAGQQRLFQKIALLQERGNLDGLRIIDFGTRRRFNRQWQEQVLDILIREIPEYLTGTSNMQLARKLGLPPVGTMAHEWFQAWQAVTPLEYAQRAALSAWLLEYRNSLGIALTDCYSMEAFCRDFKLFFGNLYDGLRHDSGDPIAWGERAIRLYEAFDIEPQGKSLVFSDGLTFDKILELYNHFRGRINTGFGIGTNLTNDLGYEPLNIVIKMVTCNGRPVAKISDAPGKSMCEDPDYLENLARLYQIGDWQPAAPV from the coding sequence ATGAACACACAGACGCAAGAGCTGCCCTGGATTATCGAGACTCTGCTGGATACGGACCTGTACAAGCTCACCATGCTGCAGGCCTTTTACCACTGCAGCGCCTTCGAGGGGGCCGATGCCGGATGGAAATTCAAGTGCCGCAACTCTGAAAACAAGCGACTTGGGCGGCTGATCCCGGAGATCCGCCGCCAATTCGAGCATCTGTGCGCGCTACGCTTTCAAGACGACGAAATCCGCTACCTGGCGAGCCTGGGCTATTTCAAACCCGACTTCCTGGCGGACCTGGCCACGGTTCGCCTGGAGATGAAACACATCACGCTGCGCCCCGACGGCGAGAACATCGAACTGCGTTTCCACGGCCCCCTGCTGCAGGTCACTCTCTTTGAAATCTACGCCTTGTCGATCATCAACGAGGTCTATACCGGAACCGTCTTCCCCCGGCCCGATTACGAAGCGGGGCAGCAACGCCTTTTCCAAAAGATCGCACTGTTGCAGGAGCGCGGCAACCTCGACGGACTGCGGATCATCGACTTCGGCACCCGCCGCCGCTTCAACCGTCAGTGGCAGGAACAAGTCCTGGATATTCTCATTCGCGAAATCCCCGAGTACCTGACCGGGACCAGCAACATGCAACTGGCCCGCAAGCTGGGGCTACCACCGGTCGGCACCATGGCTCATGAATGGTTCCAGGCCTGGCAGGCCGTAACCCCGCTGGAGTATGCACAGCGGGCCGCCCTGTCAGCCTGGTTGCTGGAATACCGCAACAGTCTGGGAATCGCCCTCACCGACTGCTATTCCATGGAGGCTTTCTGCAGGGATTTCAAACTCTTTTTCGGCAACCTCTACGACGGCCTGCGCCACGACAGCGGCGATCCGATCGCCTGGGGCGAGAGGGCGATCCGGCTCTATGAAGCCTTCGACATCGAGCCGCAAGGCAAGTCCCTGGTTTTCAGTGACGGCCTGACCTTCGATAAAATCCTCGAGCTTTACAATCATTTTCGCGGCCGGATCAACACCGGTTTCGGCATCGGCACCAACCTGACCAACGACCTGGGCTACGAACCGCTCAACATCGTCATCAAGATGGTGACCTGCAACGGCCGCCCGGTAGCCAAAATCAGCGACGCTCCGGGCAAAAGCATGTGCGAAGACCCGGACTACCTGGAAAACCTGGCGCGGCTCTACCAAATCGGCGATTGGCAGCCCGCAGCGCCGGTTTAA
- a CDS encoding MarC family protein: protein MQASLDLLITFVVQLFILVDPVGGAPVFLAITPHDSRAERRAMALRGCLVAGAVVCFFILAGPWVVAYFGIQTAAVRICGGILLFAIALEMLYGRISGTETSPGEEHLAEIKKDVSITPLAIPLLAGPGTIATALIFAGRTSDLLGYLALLIGTVVVFAAAFVILIKAELLTRVMGKLGTAVATRIMGLVLAFLAVQYVLDGLSAVLGKG from the coding sequence ATGCAAGCCAGTCTGGATCTGCTGATCACTTTTGTCGTGCAGCTTTTCATCCTCGTCGATCCGGTGGGGGGGGCGCCGGTGTTTCTGGCGATCACACCCCACGACAGCCGCGCCGAACGTCGTGCCATGGCTTTGCGCGGCTGCCTGGTGGCGGGGGCGGTGGTCTGTTTCTTCATCCTGGCCGGGCCGTGGGTGGTGGCTTATTTCGGGATTCAGACCGCCGCGGTACGTATCTGCGGCGGTATCCTGCTGTTCGCCATCGCTCTGGAGATGCTCTATGGCCGTATCAGCGGTACCGAGACCAGCCCCGGCGAGGAGCACCTGGCGGAAATCAAAAAGGACGTTTCCATTACCCCTCTGGCCATCCCCCTGCTGGCCGGCCCCGGCACCATTGCCACCGCCCTGATTTTCGCCGGTCGCACCTCCGATCTGCTGGGCTATCTCGCGTTGCTGATCGGCACCGTGGTGGTGTTCGCCGCCGCCTTTGTCATACTGATCAAAGCCGAACTGCTGACCCGCGTGATGGGCAAGCTGGGCACCGCCGTGGCAACCCGTATCATGGGGCTGGTGCTGGCTTTTCTGGCCGTGCAGTATGTTCTGGATGGGTTGAGTGCGGTGCTGGGGAAGGGGTGA
- a CDS encoding single-stranded DNA-binding protein, translating to MAKAQITARVPEVVCQKLNYLASQKGITRQEFIEQVLTEATSGTEVPSSFQAKTYVSPEVLETIKANIDTLSAGQEIGLKKLVGHELWSELEHSTRRNFGKDFKEMVLSGEISGLSLGRKKTNNEQMYNRI from the coding sequence ATGGCCAAGGCACAGATTACGGCACGCGTACCCGAAGTAGTTTGCCAAAAACTCAATTACTTAGCATCTCAAAAAGGCATAACGCGCCAGGAATTCATCGAGCAGGTCCTTACTGAGGCAACCTCAGGAACCGAAGTGCCCTCTTCTTTTCAGGCGAAAACCTATGTCTCTCCGGAAGTTCTGGAAACCATCAAAGCAAACATCGACACCCTCAGTGCAGGCCAGGAAATAGGGCTTAAAAAGCTTGTAGGCCATGAATTGTGGAGCGAACTGGAGCATTCCACCCGTCGAAATTTCGGGAAAGACTTCAAAGAGATGGTACTCAGTGGTGAAATATCCGGCCTGTCGTTGGGAAGAAAAAAAACCAATAACGAGCAAATGTATAATAGGATCTAA
- a CDS encoding TonB-dependent receptor: MWCLCCNLLLGFLLLGSTVGSCWAAPATTEAAQEGEASAVSLEAIEVSGKGGHVLFDAKTDEPWTETSLTREGIESIGGVSQGNPVQALRTLPSVQTSSEEPYGYGHFFNNGVKIRGQRIKAPGSNLLIEGLQVTGVPGSSQYLFDMENVEGLTLYKGGMPPSKSLAFTTNAGLIDYRLRRPAEEAGAFFEQSIGSFDYQRSFLRLDSGRLPGGTRAFASYSFTDADKWHGEGQSPDWRHNLDFGLTHEFGKRVKLELFGNYNSIKAHDFRSLSYDQARHLDQYDKYSYNSELTGNAAEDIRYYDYNRHQFEGYSALANLEIRLTEKSRFSVKPYFNKTQGYWMVGVTEPVNGKKTPVVRKWEMNYHRLGVVAQYDAELPLFDLTAGYWYHEQERPGPPTKWKRYLVTSGGLEYAGYSLLSDNSKHIIHSPYLQLGRTFGRLHLTGGVRYLYEEFGEIESYYFPGGVKTYDPLASVGRKYIDKVLPFAGISFDLSESANIYFTYGRNVGRTAFPAYPSYVMRRGKFAAAGVSLSDLWSNVDLEVSDHYDLGARFDFGRWYLNPVLFYSRHFDKAVNIYDTTSGLLVNQNVATARSYGAELEMGVHVMDNLLLAANAFYNNFEFEKNIEALSSGKLDVKGNQIADTPMFGASFMADYRLGDFSINPVVRYTGRRYGDVLNEEPLSSYWLVDLNLAYRLKDLWGLKETRLKLNFLNLFDKKYIGAMDASDDTQPGSMAYYQGAPFTMVFSISFRI; the protein is encoded by the coding sequence ATGTGGTGTTTGTGTTGTAACCTGTTGTTGGGATTTTTATTGCTAGGCAGTACGGTGGGATCCTGTTGGGCAGCTCCTGCGACGACGGAAGCAGCGCAGGAAGGCGAGGCTTCAGCCGTCAGTCTGGAGGCCATCGAGGTTAGCGGCAAGGGCGGGCATGTGCTGTTCGATGCCAAGACGGACGAGCCGTGGACCGAAACCAGTCTGACCCGCGAGGGCATCGAAAGTATCGGCGGCGTCAGCCAGGGCAATCCGGTGCAGGCGCTGCGCACCCTGCCGTCGGTGCAGACCAGCAGTGAAGAGCCCTACGGCTACGGTCACTTTTTCAACAACGGCGTCAAGATACGCGGGCAGCGCATCAAGGCTCCCGGTTCCAATCTGCTCATCGAGGGGCTGCAGGTCACCGGCGTGCCCGGCAGCAGCCAGTACCTGTTCGACATGGAAAACGTCGAGGGGCTGACCCTGTACAAGGGAGGGATGCCCCCCTCCAAAAGCCTGGCCTTCACCACCAACGCCGGCCTGATCGATTACCGGTTGCGCCGGCCAGCCGAGGAGGCGGGCGCATTTTTCGAACAATCCATCGGCTCCTTCGATTACCAGCGTTCCTTTCTCCGGCTCGATTCGGGGCGGCTTCCCGGCGGCACGCGGGCATTTGCCTCCTACAGCTTTACCGATGCGGACAAATGGCATGGCGAAGGGCAGAGCCCGGACTGGCGGCACAATCTCGATTTCGGCCTGACCCACGAGTTCGGCAAGCGCGTCAAGCTGGAACTGTTCGGCAACTATAACAGCATCAAGGCTCACGACTTCCGATCCCTCTCCTATGACCAGGCCCGGCACCTCGATCAGTACGACAAGTACAGCTACAACAGCGAACTCACCGGCAATGCCGCCGAGGACATCCGCTATTACGATTACAACCGCCACCAGTTCGAAGGCTATTCCGCACTGGCCAACCTGGAGATTCGCCTGACGGAAAAGAGCCGCTTTTCCGTCAAGCCGTATTTCAACAAGACCCAGGGGTACTGGATGGTCGGCGTGACGGAACCGGTGAATGGCAAAAAGACCCCCGTGGTACGCAAGTGGGAGATGAATTATCATCGCCTTGGCGTGGTGGCTCAGTACGATGCCGAACTGCCGCTGTTCGATCTGACCGCAGGCTATTGGTATCACGAGCAGGAACGGCCCGGTCCGCCCACGAAATGGAAAAGGTACCTTGTGACCTCCGGCGGCCTGGAGTACGCCGGTTATTCGCTGCTGTCCGACAACAGCAAGCACATCATTCACAGCCCTTATCTGCAACTCGGCCGCACTTTCGGTCGTCTGCACCTGACCGGCGGCGTGCGCTATCTGTATGAGGAATTCGGCGAAATCGAATCCTATTACTTCCCCGGAGGCGTCAAGACCTACGATCCCCTGGCGAGCGTCGGGCGCAAATACATCGACAAGGTGCTGCCCTTTGCCGGCATTTCCTTCGATCTGTCCGAGAGTGCCAATATCTACTTCACCTACGGGCGCAACGTCGGCCGCACGGCTTTTCCGGCCTATCCCTCCTACGTGATGCGTCGCGGCAAGTTCGCTGCGGCCGGCGTCAGCCTGTCGGATCTCTGGAGCAACGTCGATCTCGAGGTTTCCGATCATTACGATCTGGGGGCGCGGTTCGATTTCGGCCGCTGGTACCTGAATCCGGTACTGTTCTATTCCCGGCATTTCGACAAGGCGGTGAATATCTACGACACCACCTCCGGATTGCTGGTCAACCAGAACGTCGCCACCGCCCGGTCCTACGGGGCCGAACTGGAAATGGGCGTCCACGTCATGGACAACCTGCTGCTGGCCGCCAACGCCTTTTACAACAACTTCGAATTTGAAAAGAATATCGAGGCCTTATCGAGCGGCAAACTCGATGTCAAAGGCAATCAGATCGCCGATACCCCCATGTTCGGCGCCAGTTTCATGGCCGATTACCGCCTGGGCGACTTTTCCATCAACCCCGTGGTGCGCTATACCGGCCGGCGCTACGGCGATGTCCTGAACGAAGAGCCGCTCAGCTCTTACTGGCTGGTCGACCTGAATCTGGCCTATCGCCTCAAGGATCTGTGGGGGCTCAAGGAAACCCGGCTGAAGCTGAATTTCCTCAACCTGTTCGACAAAAAATATATCGGCGCTATGGACGCCTCCGACGATACCCAGCCGGGCAGCATGGCTTATTATCAGGGCGCGCCTTTTACCATGGTGTTTTCGATTTCCTTCCGGATATAG